The Deltaproteobacteria bacterium genome window below encodes:
- a CDS encoding radical SAM protein: IFQDDTLTIDKKWVVEFTDLLIKADTGLIWGCNTRADTIDRELLLRMHTAGLRKIQIGGESGTIRILSDVYKKGIVPEQVRKLVGIAHSVGVKTLVFFMLGAPGETRQEVISTVKFAKDIKSDEVTFNLTQPLPGTDLFEFMSNKKEYAIEKDFSHFDYYNRRAFNDVTLSNRQLRFIRIMGFFYVYVRLSSFVYMARHFSSVSGMKKLFAKLKRVFS, translated from the coding sequence TTATCTTTCAGGATGACACGCTTACGATAGATAAAAAATGGGTTGTTGAGTTTACGGATCTGCTTATAAAGGCGGATACAGGTCTTATCTGGGGATGCAACACAAGGGCGGACACCATTGACAGGGAGCTACTCCTGCGTATGCACACGGCAGGACTGAGGAAGATACAGATAGGGGGAGAATCCGGCACGATCAGGATATTGAGCGATGTCTATAAAAAAGGCATTGTCCCTGAACAGGTAAGGAAGCTTGTCGGTATCGCACACAGCGTTGGTGTAAAAACACTGGTGTTTTTTATGCTCGGCGCGCCGGGCGAGACAAGACAGGAAGTGATCTCTACCGTTAAATTTGCAAAGGATATAAAATCCGACGAGGTAACATTTAATCTTACCCAGCCTCTGCCGGGAACGGATCTCTTCGAATTTATGTCGAACAAAAAAGAGTATGCTATAGAAAAAGATTTTTCTCATTTTGATTATTACAACAGGCGGGCATTTAACGATGTTACCCTTTCCAACCGCCAGCTCAGGTTTATACGGATCATGGGGTTCTTTTATGTATATGTAAGGCTTTCATCCTTTGTATACATGGCCAGGCATTTTAGCTCGGTCAGCGGTATGAAGAAACTGTTTGCAAAGTTAAAGAGGGTATTTTCATGA
- a CDS encoding B12-binding domain-containing radical SAM protein yields the protein MKVLLIKSSNLIARSKGTTPPLGLMYIASYIRQTRHDEVKIIDTRLYKEPLKEVYNTVLKFQPDIAGIGALTFEAQAMYHIAHLVKQLTDIPVIVGGPHPTSAPQEVMNNEDIDVAVIGEGEITFKELLNALEAGKDLTTIDGIVYRDHDIVKINKSRAYINNLDELPFPAWDSAELKKYVNIYSINGIRFRPYMVLQTSRGCPFHCTYCHNIFGKTFRARSAENVLAEMEMLINNYGIHDFIFLDDIPNLEKDRIKAILLGMITRNWKTNLYFTNGVRADMLDEEIIHLMKKAGTVEIAVAVETVSPRLQKMVKKNLNLEKVAKMIDVCVDSGMFVIGFFMLGFPTETEEELRATVDFACKSRMHQALFFLVNPFGDTELARQIASTGKKPANLKPEDFDYHSIPFNASSMPDKTLHRIYSKAWIRFYFNPVRIVRILKARKLWLDLPYMFGLLIKDMFAGKGNKKQTFKPVDVSLLKESRERHPGHSVAPSFNKLTSPPLRRGQR from the coding sequence ATGAAAGTACTCTTGATCAAAAGCAGCAACCTCATTGCGAGATCGAAAGGCACAACCCCGCCTCTCGGGCTTATGTATATTGCATCATACATAAGGCAAACGAGGCATGATGAAGTAAAAATTATCGACACAAGACTCTACAAAGAACCTCTAAAAGAAGTATATAATACCGTCCTTAAATTTCAGCCGGATATCGCGGGTATTGGAGCTCTTACCTTTGAGGCTCAGGCAATGTACCACATTGCGCACCTGGTAAAACAACTTACGGATATTCCGGTTATTGTTGGCGGACCGCACCCGACATCTGCACCGCAAGAGGTTATGAATAATGAAGATATAGATGTTGCGGTCATCGGTGAAGGGGAGATTACGTTTAAAGAGTTGCTGAATGCCTTGGAAGCAGGAAAAGATTTAACCACGATAGATGGTATAGTTTATAGAGATCATGATATAGTCAAGATCAATAAATCCAGGGCATATATAAATAACCTCGATGAACTGCCGTTCCCGGCTTGGGATAGTGCGGAGCTCAAAAAATATGTAAATATATACAGCATAAACGGCATCAGGTTTCGTCCCTACATGGTCCTTCAGACATCGAGAGGTTGCCCGTTCCATTGTACATACTGCCACAATATCTTCGGTAAAACATTCAGAGCCAGGTCTGCAGAAAATGTCCTTGCCGAAATGGAAATGCTCATCAATAACTATGGCATCCATGATTTCATATTTTTGGACGATATTCCAAACCTTGAAAAAGATCGGATAAAGGCAATATTGCTTGGCATGATAACGCGAAACTGGAAAACGAACCTTTATTTCACCAACGGCGTACGGGCGGATATGCTTGATGAAGAGATCATTCATTTAATGAAAAAGGCCGGAACCGTGGAAATCGCTGTTGCTGTAGAAACCGTATCACCGAGACTGCAAAAGATGGTGAAGAAGAACCTCAACCTTGAGAAGGTGGCAAAAATGATAGATGTTTGTGTCGACAGCGGGATGTTCGTAATCGGGTTCTTTATGCTCGGTTTCCCGACAGAAACTGAAGAAGAGCTCAGAGCTACCGTCGATTTTGCCTGCAAATCGAGGATGCACCAGGCACTTTTTTTCCTCGTTAATCCCTTCGGCGATACCGAGCTTGCACGGCAGATAGCATCGACGGGAAAGAAGCCGGCAAATCTCAAGCCGGAAGATTTTGATTATCATTCGATCCCTTTCAATGCCAGCAGCATGCCGGATAAAACACTTCATAGAATTTATTCAAAGGCATGGATACGGTTTTATTTTAACCCTGTTAGGATCGTACGGATATTAAAAGCGAGAAAACTGTGGCTGGATCTTCCTTACATGTTCGGCTTGCTAATAAAAGACATGTTTGCGGGAAAGGGAAACAAGAAGCAGACCTTTAAACCGGTAGATGTCTCATTGCTCAAGGAATCCCGTGAAAGACATCCGGGGCATAGTGTCGCCCCGTCCTTTAACAAATTGACTTCCCCTCCTTTGAGGAGAGGACAAAGATGA
- a CDS encoding B12-binding domain-containing radical SAM protein, translating into MKILLIKSGNLNTRAIGITPPLGLMYVASYLKASRGDDVRIFDIRFYKEPLKEIYRIISEFEPDIVGISALTLESPALYQIARFVKSVIDVLIIAGGPHATSVPEEVLKNKDIDIVVIGEGEITFNELLDNLDKGAGIESVHGIGYRRDNDIILTHQRNFIEHLDFIPFPTWDLIELEKYAETASMSIIGYGPYMVLLTSRGCPFHCTYCHNIMGKEFRARSVKNVLDEMRILIEQYHINDFEIIDDISNFDKERFKQIMRGIIGNGWKVALSFPNGVRTDLLDDEAVRLMRQAGTEEVTIAVETVSVRLQRMVKKNLNLERVKHIIDVCLNEGMYVRGFFMLGFPTETEEEVKATIDFACKSRIHGALFFLVNPFGGTELSKQAEQTGKMPSYIKPEDFDYHAMPFNASNVPDRRLHRLYATAWMRFYFNPIRISRILKTKATWNDLPYYFYVLLKNLFTPKGNQRLVLEPVNFEFKKIHKK; encoded by the coding sequence ATGAAGATACTTCTCATCAAAAGCGGCAATCTCAACACACGGGCCATCGGCATAACACCGCCCCTTGGATTAATGTACGTCGCATCGTATTTGAAAGCGTCACGAGGGGATGATGTTAGAATCTTTGACATACGGTTTTACAAAGAGCCGCTGAAAGAGATTTACCGTATTATCAGTGAATTTGAGCCTGATATTGTCGGTATAAGTGCCCTTACTCTGGAATCTCCTGCCCTGTATCAGATTGCCCGTTTTGTAAAGTCGGTCATAGATGTTCTTATAATTGCCGGTGGACCCCATGCAACATCCGTACCTGAAGAGGTCTTGAAGAACAAAGATATCGATATTGTTGTCATCGGAGAAGGGGAGATCACATTCAACGAACTGCTTGATAATCTGGATAAAGGAGCGGGCATAGAAAGTGTTCATGGTATCGGCTACAGAAGAGATAATGATATTATATTGACCCATCAAAGAAACTTTATAGAGCATCTGGACTTCATACCCTTTCCAACATGGGATCTAATCGAACTGGAGAAATATGCCGAGACTGCAAGTATGAGTATCATAGGATATGGCCCCTATATGGTGCTTTTAACATCCCGCGGTTGTCCTTTCCACTGTACCTACTGCCATAATATCATGGGCAAGGAATTCAGGGCACGGTCTGTTAAGAATGTTCTCGATGAGATGAGAATATTGATAGAACAGTACCATATCAATGATTTTGAGATCATCGATGACATATCAAATTTCGATAAGGAACGATTCAAACAAATTATGCGCGGCATCATAGGTAACGGCTGGAAGGTTGCACTTTCTTTTCCGAACGGTGTCAGGACGGACCTGCTTGACGATGAGGCTGTGCGATTGATGCGGCAGGCAGGCACAGAAGAGGTTACTATAGCTGTGGAAACCGTATCTGTAAGATTACAAAGGATGGTAAAGAAAAACCTTAACCTTGAAAGGGTCAAACACATCATAGATGTTTGCTTGAATGAGGGTATGTATGTTCGCGGCTTTTTTATGCTCGGCTTCCCGACGGAAACGGAGGAAGAAGTGAAAGCCACGATTGATTTTGCTTGCAAATCCCGCATACATGGAGCTCTCTTTTTTCTTGTAAACCCGTTTGGAGGGACAGAGCTTTCAAAGCAGGCGGAACAAACCGGTAAAATGCCTTCTTATATAAAACCTGAAGACTTTGACTACCATGCGATGCCCTTTAACGCGAGCAATGTACCTGACAGGAGACTTCATCGGCTTTATGCAACAGCATGGATGAGATTCTATTTTAACCCGATAAGGATATCCCGCATCTTGAAGACAAAGGCTACTTGGAATGACCTGCCCTATTATTTCTATGTGTTACTGAAGAACCTGTTCACACCCAAAGGTAACCAGCGATTAGTTCTTGAACCGGTAAACTTTGAATTTAAAAAGATTCATAAGAAATGA